One region of Baekduia soli genomic DNA includes:
- a CDS encoding MBL fold metallo-hydrolase, with the protein MILELAPGRLAAIINSYAIDGRVSWHPPAARGVGFMHVYVLRDGNSVVIVDTGLGAHREQVLAGLAELTGPGDDLTVIALRTQEFDAMCNLLPILERFAVREVCGQHPDPLGWGDFHVDLRLAGRDALVRGDATTPLTGLSTRVLHEHEEVVLGARTLEVFRPAIRLLQTHWIYDAATRTLLTSDMFTHARARGGQDAAVITDDNDGATVESVQEHLLGGRYWWLAQSHADELRTWLAGVFAERDVETVAPAYGGILRGRDVVARHVGLLDEAIARCAAMIPA; encoded by the coding sequence ATGATCCTCGAGCTGGCGCCGGGGCGGCTGGCCGCGATCATCAACAGCTATGCCATTGACGGGCGCGTGAGCTGGCATCCGCCCGCCGCACGCGGCGTGGGCTTCATGCACGTCTACGTCCTGCGCGACGGGAACTCGGTCGTGATCGTCGACACCGGGCTGGGCGCGCATCGCGAGCAGGTCCTCGCCGGGCTGGCCGAGCTCACCGGCCCCGGCGACGACCTCACCGTCATCGCCCTGCGCACGCAGGAGTTCGACGCGATGTGCAACCTCCTGCCGATCCTCGAGCGGTTCGCCGTGCGCGAGGTCTGCGGGCAGCACCCGGACCCGCTGGGCTGGGGCGACTTCCACGTCGACCTGCGCCTGGCCGGCCGCGACGCGCTCGTGCGCGGCGACGCGACGACGCCCCTCACGGGCCTGAGCACCCGCGTGCTGCACGAGCACGAGGAGGTCGTCCTGGGCGCCAGGACGCTCGAGGTCTTCCGGCCGGCGATCCGGCTGCTGCAGACGCACTGGATCTACGACGCAGCCACGCGCACGCTGCTGACCTCGGACATGTTCACCCATGCCCGCGCACGCGGCGGCCAGGACGCGGCGGTCATCACCGACGACAACGACGGCGCGACCGTCGAGTCCGTGCAGGAGCACCTGCTCGGCGGCCGCTACTGGTGGCTGGCCCAGTCGCACGCCGACGAGCTGCGCACGTGGCTGGCCGGCGTGTTCGCCGAGCGTGACGTCGAGACCGTGGCCCCGGCCTACGGCGGCATCCTGCGCGGCCGCGACGTCGTCGCCCGCCACGTCGGGCTCCTCGACGAGGCCATCGCCCGGTGCGCCGCGATGATCCCCGCCTGA
- a CDS encoding helix-turn-helix transcriptional regulator produces MMQTSARLLALLSLLQMRREWSGPELAARLEVGSRTIRRDVDKLRSLGYPIQAAPGVAGGYRLGAGADLPPLLLDDAEAVAVAVGLRSTAAGSIAGMEETAVRTLAKLEQVLPERLRRRVRALGDATSAFAVDGPRIDADVLATIAGAIRDGERVRFAYRAKDDSATRRRVEPAAVVHTGYRWYLVAWDLDREDWRTFRVDRIAGRVGAAGRGTRREVPGGDPAAYVRRAIRAQDSAPVPGRVRLHAPADAVARRVPARYATVEPDGDDACVVTTTGGWSTQFVVWMATLEIAMDVLEPLELVQQARGIAARLGAAA; encoded by the coding sequence ATGATGCAGACCTCCGCCCGCCTGCTGGCCCTCCTCTCCCTGCTGCAGATGCGCCGCGAGTGGAGCGGCCCGGAGCTCGCCGCCCGCCTCGAGGTCGGCAGCCGCACGATCCGCCGCGACGTCGACAAGCTGCGCTCCCTCGGCTACCCGATCCAGGCCGCGCCGGGCGTCGCCGGCGGCTACCGGCTCGGCGCCGGCGCCGACCTGCCCCCGCTGCTGCTCGACGACGCCGAGGCCGTCGCGGTCGCCGTCGGGCTGCGGTCGACGGCGGCCGGGTCCATCGCCGGCATGGAGGAGACCGCGGTCCGCACGCTGGCCAAGCTCGAGCAGGTCCTCCCCGAGCGGCTGCGCCGGCGCGTGCGCGCGCTCGGCGACGCCACGAGCGCGTTCGCCGTCGACGGCCCGCGGATCGACGCCGACGTGCTGGCCACGATCGCCGGCGCGATCCGCGACGGCGAGCGCGTGCGCTTCGCCTACCGCGCCAAGGACGACAGCGCCACGCGGCGTCGGGTCGAGCCCGCGGCGGTCGTCCACACGGGCTACCGCTGGTACCTCGTCGCCTGGGACCTCGACCGCGAGGACTGGCGGACGTTCCGCGTGGACCGCATCGCCGGGCGCGTCGGCGCCGCCGGCCGCGGCACCCGCCGCGAGGTCCCCGGCGGCGACCCCGCAGCCTACGTGCGCCGGGCCATCCGCGCCCAGGACAGCGCCCCGGTGCCCGGTCGCGTGCGCCTGCACGCGCCGGCCGACGCGGTGGCCCGGCGGGTCCCGGCTCGCTATGCGACCGTCGAGCCCGACGGCGACGACGCGTGCGTGGTCACGACCACGGGCGGCTGGTCGACGCAGTTCGTGGTGTGGATGGCGACCCTGGAGATCGCCATGGACGTGCTCGAGCCGCTCGAGCTCGTGCAGCAGGCCCGGGGCATCGCCGCGCGGCTCGGCGCGGCCGCCTGA
- a CDS encoding methylaspartate ammonia-lyase: protein MPGLTITDVLAVPATGGFFADDQAAIKGGAPRDGLAYRGPAVTPGADAIRAPAEAVSVLLVLSDGHVAHGDCVSVQYSGVGGREPRLRAQALAAVIAGAVAPELRGTAVDGFRAAARRLDRLAAAIDDVGTAATYGLSQALLDAAAHGAGVTMAEHVRAEWGLDGPLRRIPVYAQSGEERRVNVDKMILKGVDALPHGLINEPSLVGAGGADLIAYVRWVRERVQQLRPSAAYAPVLHFDVYGLLGEVARGDLEAVADIVCAMGAEAAPLALRVEHPVDAGSRDGQIAAMAQLRRILAARGAGVQLVADEWANSAADVRAFTRAGAADVIQVKAPDLGSLHHAVEAILDCRRHGVTALLGGSCTETERAAQVSVHVALGAGADQMLAKPGMGVDEGLSIVRNEMERTLALAAVAAAETAAPG, encoded by the coding sequence ATGCCTGGGCTCACCATCACCGACGTCCTCGCCGTGCCGGCCACCGGAGGGTTCTTCGCCGACGACCAGGCCGCGATCAAGGGCGGCGCGCCGCGCGACGGCCTGGCCTACCGCGGCCCGGCCGTCACGCCCGGCGCCGACGCGATCCGAGCTCCGGCCGAGGCCGTCTCGGTGCTGCTCGTCCTCAGCGACGGGCACGTGGCCCACGGCGACTGCGTCAGCGTCCAGTACAGCGGCGTCGGCGGGCGCGAGCCGCGCCTGCGTGCCCAGGCGCTCGCCGCCGTGATCGCCGGCGCGGTGGCGCCGGAGCTGCGCGGCACGGCCGTCGACGGCTTCCGCGCCGCCGCACGGCGGCTCGACCGGCTCGCGGCGGCGATCGACGATGTGGGGACGGCGGCGACCTACGGGCTGTCGCAGGCGCTGCTCGACGCGGCGGCGCACGGCGCGGGCGTGACGATGGCCGAGCACGTGCGCGCCGAGTGGGGGCTGGACGGGCCGTTGCGGCGGATCCCCGTCTACGCGCAGAGCGGCGAGGAGCGCCGGGTCAACGTGGACAAGATGATCCTCAAGGGCGTCGACGCGCTGCCGCACGGGCTCATCAACGAGCCCTCCCTCGTCGGCGCCGGTGGCGCCGACCTCATCGCCTACGTGCGCTGGGTGCGCGAGCGGGTGCAGCAGCTGCGCCCCTCGGCGGCCTACGCGCCGGTCCTGCACTTCGACGTGTACGGGTTGCTCGGCGAGGTCGCGCGGGGCGACCTCGAGGCGGTCGCCGACATCGTCTGCGCCATGGGCGCCGAGGCCGCGCCGCTGGCCCTGCGCGTCGAGCATCCGGTGGACGCCGGCTCGCGCGACGGTCAGATCGCGGCGATGGCGCAGCTGCGGCGCATCCTCGCCGCCCGGGGCGCCGGGGTGCAGCTCGTCGCCGACGAGTGGGCCAACAGCGCGGCGGACGTCCGGGCGTTCACCCGGGCCGGCGCCGCCGACGTGATCCAGGTCAAGGCGCCCGACCTCGGCTCGCTGCACCACGCCGTCGAGGCGATCCTCGACTGCCGCCGCCACGGCGTGACCGCGCTGCTCGGCGGCTCGTGCACCGAGACCGAGCGCGCCGCGCAGGTGTCGGTGCACGTCGCGCTCGGCGCGGGCGCCGACCAGATGCTGGCCAAGCCGGGCATGGGAGTCGACGAGGGCCTGTCGATCGTCCGCAACGAGATGGAGCGCACGCTCGCGCTCGCTGCGGTCGCCGCGGCCGAGACCGCCGCTCCGGGGTGA
- a CDS encoding SRPBCC domain-containing protein: MSDRDDGLAEPTPRLLHRRIAAGDARVAVFDRVYAAPIDDVWDACTNPDRLARWYVPVRGDLRLGGRFEQAMMGSGEIVECEPPRHLRVSLGGGADEIELRLTEAGPGATALELQHATTIAEHTIGGQVFDAIFCMGGGYYPRLLALDRHLRRALPDGYDPLVMHENPAMRPAIERGSSAMAALLAATASRARD, translated from the coding sequence GTGAGCGATCGCGACGACGGGCTCGCCGAGCCCACCCCCCGGCTGCTGCACCGACGCATCGCCGCGGGCGACGCGCGCGTGGCGGTCTTCGACCGCGTCTACGCCGCCCCGATCGACGACGTCTGGGACGCCTGCACCAATCCCGACCGGCTCGCCCGCTGGTACGTGCCGGTCCGCGGCGACCTGCGCCTCGGGGGCCGCTTCGAGCAGGCCATGATGGGCTCCGGCGAGATCGTCGAGTGCGAGCCGCCCCGCCACCTGCGGGTGTCGCTGGGCGGCGGGGCCGACGAGATCGAGCTGCGCCTGACAGAGGCCGGCCCGGGCGCGACCGCCCTGGAGCTGCAGCACGCCACGACGATCGCCGAGCACACGATCGGCGGGCAGGTCTTCGACGCGATCTTCTGCATGGGCGGTGGCTACTACCCGCGGCTCCTCGCGCTGGACCGCCACCTGCGCCGGGCGCTCCCCGACGGCTACGACCCGCTCGTCATGCACGAGAACCCCGCGATGCGGCCGGCCATCGAGCGCGGCAGCAGCGCGATGGCGGCGCTGTTGGCCGCGACCGCGTCGCGCGCCCGCGACTGA
- a CDS encoding SDR family oxidoreductase, with amino-acid sequence MDRGVVLVTGGGRGIGAAAARRAAAAGWAVCLTYREDEASAGAVAEAIRAAGGTAATVRADVAAEDDVLAAFAAADALGPLTALVANAGIVGPRARVDQLTADRIGRMMAVNITGTFLCCREAVRRISTAHGGPGGAIVLVSSAAARLGSPGEYVDYAASKGAVDTLGLGLAREVAAEGVRVNVVRPGIIDTEIHASGGQPDRAQRLGPAAPMGRAGTADEVGATIVWLLGDDAGYVTGTAVDVSGGR; translated from the coding sequence ATGGATCGCGGCGTGGTGCTGGTGACGGGTGGCGGGCGCGGGATCGGCGCGGCCGCGGCCCGACGGGCGGCGGCCGCGGGATGGGCGGTGTGCCTGACCTACCGTGAGGACGAGGCGTCGGCCGGCGCGGTGGCCGAGGCGATCCGGGCCGCCGGCGGCACCGCGGCCACGGTTCGGGCCGACGTGGCCGCCGAGGACGACGTGCTCGCGGCGTTCGCCGCCGCCGACGCGCTGGGTCCCCTCACGGCGCTGGTCGCCAACGCCGGGATCGTCGGACCGCGCGCCCGCGTCGACCAGCTCACCGCGGACCGGATCGGGCGCATGATGGCCGTCAACATCACGGGGACGTTCCTCTGCTGCCGCGAGGCGGTGCGCCGGATCTCGACCGCCCACGGCGGGCCGGGCGGCGCGATCGTCCTGGTGTCCTCGGCGGCCGCGCGCCTGGGCTCGCCGGGCGAATACGTCGACTACGCGGCGTCCAAGGGCGCTGTCGACACGCTCGGGCTGGGGCTGGCGCGGGAGGTCGCCGCAGAGGGCGTCCGCGTCAACGTCGTGCGCCCCGGGATCATCGACACCGAGATCCACGCCAGCGGGGGCCAGCCCGATCGCGCGCAGCGGCTCGGGCCGGCCGCGCCGATGGGCCGCGCCGGGACCGCGGACGAGGTCGGGGCGACGATCGTCTGGCTCCTGGGCGACGACGCGGGGTACGTGACCGGAACCGCGGTCGACGTGTCCGGCGGCCGGTAG
- a CDS encoding IS481 family transposase, translating into MQCKRRWLPSWQRVELVDWCLGEGLPRRQAAARRRVSVSTVQYWIDRYRNASDAERASGAWAQDRPSTPHRQPTRSSDELHDRVCQARTRTGWGPRLIASELGIAHATVSRCLKRRGMSRQPPAPREAVQRFEWPCPGALIQNDVKRFARFSSPGHAVTGNRHRTGAEKRQRVGYEFAHSAIDDHSRLAYTELHRDEKAATVIGFTERAIAFFAAHGIIIERWQTDNAWTYTHNKALAALFDSHGIRHRTIAPRTPRHNGKVERYQQTLKREWGLGQRYRSSDARAAALPHWLHHYNNERNHSSLGNRPPITRVRNDLRQNS; encoded by the coding sequence ATGCAGTGCAAGCGTAGGTGGCTGCCCAGCTGGCAGCGTGTCGAGCTGGTTGATTGGTGTCTTGGCGAGGGACTTCCTCGACGCCAGGCAGCGGCCCGTCGGCGGGTGAGCGTGTCGACGGTGCAGTACTGGATCGACCGGTACCGCAACGCCTCAGACGCCGAGCGAGCGTCGGGCGCGTGGGCGCAGGATCGACCCTCGACGCCGCATCGCCAGCCGACGCGGTCCAGCGACGAGCTGCACGACCGTGTCTGCCAGGCGCGGACGCGGACGGGCTGGGGGCCGCGCCTGATCGCCTCCGAGCTCGGCATCGCGCACGCGACGGTCTCGCGCTGTCTGAAGCGGCGCGGCATGTCGCGCCAGCCGCCGGCGCCCCGAGAGGCGGTGCAGCGCTTTGAGTGGCCGTGCCCTGGGGCGTTGATCCAAAACGACGTCAAGCGTTTCGCGCGGTTCTCCTCACCCGGCCATGCCGTCACCGGCAACCGTCACCGCACGGGCGCCGAGAAGCGCCAGCGTGTCGGCTACGAGTTCGCCCACAGCGCGATCGACGACCACAGCCGCCTGGCCTACACCGAGCTGCACCGCGACGAGAAGGCCGCCACCGTCATCGGCTTCACCGAGCGGGCGATCGCGTTCTTCGCTGCGCACGGCATCATCATCGAGCGCTGGCAGACCGACAACGCCTGGACCTACACCCACAACAAGGCGCTGGCCGCCCTGTTTGACAGCCACGGCATCCGGCATCGCACGATCGCGCCCCGCACGCCGCGCCACAACGGCAAGGTCGAGCGCTACCAGCAGACCCTCAAACGCGAATGGGGCCTGGGACAGCGCTACCGCTCAAGCGACGCCAGAGCCGCAGCGCTGCCACACTGGCTGCACCACTACAACAACGAGCGGAACCACAGCTCGCTCGGCAACCGGCCGCCCATCACCCGCGTTCGGAACGACCTGAGGCAGAACAGCTAG
- a CDS encoding ArsR/SmtB family transcription factor — protein MHAFDVLGDPVRRRILTLLADGERPAGAIGAVVQREFGITQPAVSRQLRVLRENGFATVRAQGTQRLYAVDPAPLQAVDEWLAPYRRFWEGRLDALGTELARGRRTARAGRPTIPARKDRP, from the coding sequence GTGCACGCGTTCGACGTCCTCGGCGACCCCGTCCGTCGTCGGATCCTCACCCTCCTGGCCGACGGTGAGCGACCCGCCGGCGCCATCGGCGCCGTCGTCCAGCGGGAGTTCGGCATCACGCAGCCCGCGGTGTCGCGCCAGCTGCGCGTGTTGCGCGAGAACGGCTTCGCGACCGTGCGCGCCCAGGGCACGCAACGGCTGTACGCGGTGGACCCCGCTCCGCTGCAGGCCGTCGATGAGTGGCTCGCGCCCTACCGGCGGTTCTGGGAGGGCCGGCTGGACGCACTGGGCACCGAGCTGGCGCGCGGCCGGCGCACGGCCCGCGCCGGTCGACCAACGATCCCCGCCAGGAAGGACCGCCCGTGA
- a CDS encoding Rieske (2Fe-2S) protein, whose protein sequence is MGRHVVAKASDLPEGGRIIVEVQGRSIGVFHINGRFHALLNQCPHMGAELCRGSILGRLDSTVPGEFRYDEEHALLRCPWHGWEYDIETGQSYFDSRARPYPVDVRAGGEVAPEVQTGDVGRPAAGTATESVVGLAASKLRPGPYVAESFPIAIEDDYIVVTMPGRARPAPRPAEEGG, encoded by the coding sequence ATGGGCCGCCACGTCGTCGCCAAGGCGTCCGACCTGCCCGAGGGCGGGCGGATCATCGTCGAGGTCCAGGGCCGCTCCATCGGGGTGTTCCACATCAACGGGCGCTTCCACGCGCTGCTGAACCAGTGCCCGCACATGGGCGCCGAGCTGTGTCGCGGGTCGATCCTGGGGCGGCTGGACTCCACCGTGCCCGGCGAGTTCCGCTACGACGAGGAGCACGCGCTGTTGCGCTGCCCGTGGCACGGCTGGGAGTACGACATCGAGACCGGGCAGTCCTACTTCGACTCGCGGGCCCGGCCCTACCCCGTCGACGTGCGCGCCGGCGGCGAGGTGGCCCCGGAGGTGCAGACCGGCGACGTCGGGCGCCCGGCGGCGGGCACGGCCACCGAGTCGGTCGTGGGCCTGGCCGCGTCCAAGCTGCGGCCGGGACCCTACGTGGCTGAGAGCTTCCCGATCGCGATCGAGGACGACTACATCGTGGTCACGATGCCGGGGCGGGCGCGGCCCGCGCCCCGGCCGGCCGAGGAGGGCGGATGA
- a CDS encoding MBL fold metallo-hydrolase: MTRRSLPREIAPGLHWLGDCIHVTYAGTTLHSLDSLFVLQGSEAAVIVDAGLPNDLDVIERQLDEVERSGGPPVRYVWPTHQETPHAGGVARWLDRYPDAVLCGDVRDYHLIFPELAARLMPLEIGERISLGDSEVVAVAPVFYDLPGTQWLFDTRRRALFSGDGFAYAHYHLAEQCSLVAEEADDLDIPEMTGLFSEASLRWSKYRDMEPLTRELQALVADLGAEVVAPGHGLPILDPVTTFPRVIEGLLLAHKVDRGTG, encoded by the coding sequence ATGACGCGCCGATCCCTGCCCCGTGAGATCGCCCCCGGCCTGCACTGGCTCGGCGACTGCATCCACGTGACCTACGCCGGCACGACCCTGCACAGCCTCGACTCGCTCTTCGTGCTGCAGGGCAGCGAGGCCGCGGTGATCGTCGATGCGGGCCTGCCGAACGACCTCGACGTCATCGAGCGCCAGCTCGACGAGGTCGAGCGGTCCGGCGGGCCGCCGGTGCGCTACGTGTGGCCCACCCATCAGGAGACGCCGCACGCCGGCGGCGTGGCGCGCTGGCTGGACCGCTACCCCGACGCCGTGCTGTGCGGCGACGTGCGCGACTACCACCTGATCTTCCCCGAGCTCGCCGCCCGCCTCATGCCGCTGGAGATCGGCGAGCGGATCAGCCTCGGCGACAGCGAGGTCGTGGCCGTCGCGCCGGTCTTCTACGACCTGCCCGGCACGCAATGGCTCTTCGACACGCGCCGCAGAGCGCTCTTCTCCGGCGACGGCTTCGCCTACGCGCACTACCACCTCGCCGAGCAGTGCAGCCTGGTCGCCGAGGAGGCCGACGACCTCGACATCCCCGAGATGACCGGGCTGTTCAGCGAGGCGTCGCTGCGCTGGTCGAAGTACCGGGACATGGAGCCGCTGACCCGGGAGCTCCAGGCGCTCGTCGCCGACCTCGGGGCCGAGGTCGTCGCGCCCGGCCACGGGCTCCCGATCCTCGACCCCGTGACCACGTTCCCGCGGGTGATCGAGGGCCTGCTCCTGGCCCACAAGGTCGACCGCGGCACCGGCTGA
- a CDS encoding amidase, translating into MELHERTATDLHDLVAGGAVAVQDVVDALVARIDALEHHLRAWTAVERGCADRGGAGPLHGVPVGIKDNIDTADLPTTYGSRQYAGHRPGEDAHAVALLRDAGGLVLGKTELPEFAAVQEPPPPTRNPHDPTRTPGGSSSGSAAAVAAGMVPVALGTQTTGSVVRPASFCGIFGFKPTFGSIATAGVRRITTSLDTVGVLARSVADVELLTGILAGTAPVAAPAAPRIGLLRTALWDAADPCTRDAMDAVAARIADAGADVEELELDPGAGALGEAAPCIQHVEMASLLADEPYDALADALRGMLDAGRATSPAAYAEAQDLVARWRPRVDERLRRHEAVLTPSVLGEAPGAETTGDPLFCRTWTLLGTPAMSMPLHRSPAGLPVGLQLVAPRGADAALLATARWVAERLLDDGRVAVVEPAAAQRDPG; encoded by the coding sequence ATGGAGCTGCACGAGCGCACCGCGACGGACCTGCACGACCTCGTCGCCGGTGGCGCCGTCGCGGTGCAGGACGTCGTCGACGCGCTCGTGGCGCGCATCGACGCGCTCGAGCACCACCTGCGGGCGTGGACCGCCGTCGAGCGCGGGTGTGCCGACCGCGGCGGCGCCGGACCGCTGCACGGCGTGCCGGTGGGGATCAAGGACAACATCGACACGGCCGACCTGCCGACGACCTACGGCTCGCGCCAGTACGCCGGGCACCGGCCCGGCGAGGACGCCCACGCCGTGGCGCTCCTGCGCGATGCCGGCGGCCTCGTGCTCGGCAAGACCGAGCTGCCCGAGTTCGCGGCCGTGCAGGAGCCCCCGCCGCCCACGCGCAACCCCCACGACCCGACGCGCACGCCCGGCGGCTCGTCGAGCGGCTCGGCGGCGGCCGTCGCGGCGGGGATGGTGCCCGTGGCCCTCGGGACGCAGACGACGGGCTCCGTCGTGCGGCCGGCGTCGTTCTGCGGGATCTTCGGGTTCAAGCCGACGTTCGGGTCCATCGCAACCGCGGGCGTGCGGCGGATCACGACCTCGCTGGACACCGTCGGCGTGCTGGCCCGCAGCGTCGCCGACGTCGAGCTGCTCACCGGGATCCTGGCCGGAACGGCGCCGGTCGCGGCCCCGGCGGCGCCGCGGATCGGCCTGCTGCGCACCGCGCTCTGGGACGCGGCCGACCCGTGCACGCGCGACGCGATGGACGCCGTCGCGGCCCGCATCGCCGACGCCGGCGCCGACGTCGAGGAGCTCGAGCTCGACCCCGGCGCCGGCGCGCTCGGGGAGGCAGCGCCGTGCATCCAGCACGTCGAGATGGCGTCCTTGCTCGCCGACGAGCCGTACGACGCGCTCGCCGACGCGCTGCGCGGGATGCTCGACGCGGGCCGGGCGACGAGCCCGGCCGCCTACGCCGAGGCCCAGGACCTCGTGGCCCGGTGGCGCCCGCGCGTCGACGAGCGGCTGCGCCGCCACGAAGCCGTGCTGACCCCGAGCGTGCTCGGCGAGGCGCCGGGCGCGGAGACCACCGGCGACCCGCTGTTCTGCCGGACCTGGACGCTGCTGGGCACGCCCGCGATGAGCATGCCGCTGCACCGCTCGCCGGCCGGGCTGCCCGTCGGGCTGCAGCTCGTGGCCCCGCGCGGGGCCGACGCCGCGCTGCTGGCCACCGCGCGCTGGGTGGCCGAGCGCCTGCTCGACGACGGCCGCGTCGCGGTCGTCGAGCCCGCCGCCGCGCAGCGCGATCCCGGCTGA
- a CDS encoding amidohydrolase family protein — MPAVAPDRPDLLGTPWTGAVIDADLHVNPPSLEAIRPYLARQWLEWIDETGFTAPASLVTKYPPGSSVTCAARWRPADGRTPASDLGLLQEHVLDPLGVERAVISCYWGQDAIRNPDFAAALARAMNDWLVDEWLDRDPRLRATAVVPSHNPADAAAEIDRVGGHPGFVQVFLPLWSPKLYGNRIWLPLFEAIERHDLVAGLHYGGSSEGATTGTGWATWFLEEYVSALGMCWQQLTSMICEGLFQRYPTLRVSLLETGFTWLAPFLWRLDKEWKGLRREVPWVDRLPSDIFREHVKVAVQPIGAGPSPDDLARHVEWLGSDEILMFGSDYPHGHEHPVATLLDVLPEAARAKVMAGNARAHYKLGDG, encoded by the coding sequence ATGCCGGCCGTCGCCCCCGACCGCCCCGACCTGCTGGGCACGCCGTGGACCGGCGCGGTCATCGACGCCGACCTGCACGTCAACCCGCCGTCGCTGGAGGCCATCCGGCCCTACCTGGCCCGCCAGTGGCTGGAGTGGATCGACGAGACCGGGTTCACCGCGCCGGCGTCGCTGGTGACGAAGTACCCGCCGGGCAGCAGCGTGACGTGCGCGGCGCGCTGGCGACCGGCCGACGGCCGCACCCCGGCCAGCGACCTCGGCCTCCTGCAGGAGCACGTGCTCGACCCGCTCGGCGTCGAGCGCGCGGTCATCAGCTGCTACTGGGGCCAGGACGCCATCCGCAACCCGGACTTCGCCGCCGCGCTGGCCCGGGCGATGAACGACTGGCTCGTCGACGAGTGGCTGGACCGCGACCCGCGCCTGCGCGCGACCGCCGTCGTCCCGTCGCACAACCCCGCCGATGCGGCGGCCGAGATCGACCGGGTCGGAGGGCATCCCGGGTTCGTGCAGGTGTTCCTGCCGCTGTGGTCGCCCAAGTTGTACGGCAACCGCATCTGGCTGCCGCTCTTCGAGGCGATCGAGCGTCATGACCTCGTCGCCGGCCTGCACTACGGCGGCTCGTCGGAGGGCGCGACGACCGGCACGGGGTGGGCGACGTGGTTCTTGGAGGAGTACGTCAGCGCGCTGGGCATGTGCTGGCAGCAGCTGACGAGCATGATCTGCGAGGGGCTCTTCCAGCGCTACCCGACGCTGCGCGTCTCGCTGCTGGAGACCGGCTTCACGTGGCTGGCCCCGTTCCTCTGGCGGCTGGACAAGGAGTGGAAGGGGCTGCGGCGCGAGGTGCCCTGGGTCGACCGGCTGCCCTCCGACATCTTCCGCGAGCACGTCAAGGTCGCCGTCCAGCCCATCGGGGCCGGCCCGTCGCCCGACGACCTCGCCCGCCACGTGGAGTGGCTGGGCTCCGACGAGATCCTCATGTTCGGCTCCGACTACCCCCACGGGCACGAGCACCCCGTCGCGACGCTGCTCGACGTGCTGCCCGAGGCGGCGCGCGCCAAGGTCATGGCCGGCAACGCCCGGGCCCACTACAAGCTCGGCGACGGCTGA